From the genome of Myxococcus xanthus:
AGCGCTGAGGTAGCCTGCCGCCTCGCAATAGAGCGCTCGTGCAGGCTCTGGGTCTCCAACGGTTGGCCCACCAGCCAACCTCCTGCGAGACTTCAGGAGTTCTAGCGCTGCGCCAAACCGTGAGAGGTGATACTCGGCCCGCCTAAACTCACCACAAAGGACCGAGAGGTGCGTCTTCCATTCCTCTTTCGGCATTCGACCAAGCTTGCCCGTCTCATCAATACTGCCAGCGCTAAAACGTTTCGCTAGCGCGTCGCGGACCGGAGGAATCCCAGGGATAGAAGGAAACTTGAATCCTAACAGGTGGTCGCACCCGCCTGGGGGAGCAAAGTGGAAGTTTGGCCGAGGACATTCACTGGGAACCCCAAGAAGGACGCGTTCCTCAGTTTCGACCTTGGATTCCATGAAGTCCTTTCCTACGGATACAGTTGAGGCTCGACTCACGACGGTGTGCGCGGCGCCCAACTGACACGCATAGGCCTCGTGCCGACCGATGTAGTCAGTCCGCATTCATTGTAGTGCGGTAGCCAGGGAGGCGGGGCTTCTTCGCAGTGCGCCCGCTTCGGTCTCTTTCGTCCTTCCCCCGAGGTTGGTAGGGCACTGGGACTCAACCCCACCTTTCCGGAAGCGAGGAGTCCCCAGCGCACAGACACCTCTTGCCGAACGATGGCGGCAAGTGCCTGAATTTTCAGAGGATGGCCGAGCTTTGGACCCTCCGAGCACGACGATCAGGGACTCCAGCGTCAGTCGGAAATGCTACGACGCCTATGCGCCCAAGGCGGCGGCGCTGGCCTACTTGGCAGGAGGGGACAACGTGGCAGGAGGAAGCAGAGGGAAGTGGCGTTCCCGAGGCCGGCAGGGGTCGAAGAATCCGAGCGTCGCCAAGCAACGGTTGAAGCAGGCCGCATTGAAGGGCCTTGCGGATGCGCCACGCGTGCTCATCGGTGAAGTCCTCTCAACTGAGCCAGGTGACTACGTCCACTTCCTCCTGGTTCGAGAAGACCACACCGAAGAGCTATGTGCGGCTCGCGTTCCACTCAATTCAGGCGCGCCTCCGGTGACCGCTAGAGTCTGTATCGAGGGGCATTGGACAGTGACGGAAATCACCAAGGGTTCTGGCGTCCTGTCTGCCACATTTGCAGGGAAAAGCTTTGCGGTGCTGGAGGGCCGCTCGGCCCGTGCGCGGGAATGGGAGGCTCACGCTCACCCCTATTTTGAATTGGCTCGCGCACGTCGCGCGCATTCGATCCGCAGTATCGCCATGGTGACGGGGGCGCGAGGGGTAGTGGTGGAGGATTTCAAGAACAACCTGCGGGACTCCGCGCTAGCCAGGGAGCTGAAGCTTGTTCATGTACGGCTGGACGATGCGGAGGATGTTGCGCGCGGCGTCCGGGACGCAGGCGCCCTAAATGTTGATTTGGTAGTGGTTGCGCGTGGCGGTGGGGGACCTGCAGACTTCATTGTCTTCGATAACCCCACTGTCGTTACCGCCGTCGCCAAGCTGACTGGCCGGCTACCTGTCCTCGTCGCGGTGGGGCATCACGTCAATCGTAAGACGTATGCTGCACAAGTCGCGTCGTACAGGAGTAGTACCCCGGCAGATGCTGGGACGTTCGTGAGAGAGCACAACGAGAGATGTGCGGCTCGTGCGGTGCCTGCCGATGCATTGGTGAAGTCGACTTCCACTGCGCCTATCGCGCGACCCGCTCCGTTGCCTCCTCCTTCCGCAGTACCTTCAGAGCGCCCCGCTCTGCCTCGCCAGTCGTCGTCACCGCAGTTCAGTTCGAAGGCCGAGACGGCCAGCGACTCGAAGCCGAGCGCCTGGCGCCGCAGGTCCGTCGCGGTTGGGCTTGCAGTCGCTGTTCTGGCCGTCTTGGGGGCAGGGGGGCTTGTTGTGCGTGACCGCATCGAGAGCCGATTGGCCGGGCCGACGGCCACGCCTCCGCCGGTGGCGAGCGTGGCTGCGGCGGAGGTCGCCCCGCCCCCTCCTGTGAAGCCGGTGGCGTCAAAGCGAAAGACGAGAAAGCCAGCACCAAAACCTCCAAAAGAAGCTGCGCCAACGGTCAGCCTACCTCCGGATGCAGGCTTCGAGTGGCCGCCTGCTGCGACGGTAGCTCCTCAAGAACTGAAGCCGATAGAGGTGTTTGAATGAGGGGAGGCACTCCTTGCTCCTCCTGCTTCTGGGGGAGCTCGCGATGCGGCCAGTCTTGCTGGACCCTTGGATTCACAGCTCGTGCGGATGACTTGGGCCTTCGGGAGGTCGGCGGAGGAAAGGCGACGGCCGACGGGAACTGACGGTGGAGGTCTTCGTCCACGAGCGGCGGGGGGGCGTTGCCGAGCTCCAGCCCGCAGTCGCTGAGTGGCGCGTGCGGTGGTTGCGTGGGACGGCGGACCTCAACCGCCGGGGATGGCCAGGCGCGCGCGGACCCATGATGCGGCGTGTTGGGCGAAGCCTTCCGCGAGGCACGAGCCGCGAAGGAGGAGATGCCCGGGGACCCGCTTCTCCACATCGACCTGCCGTGGCCATGAGCCTGACGGTGATTTCGGACCTCCTTGCCGAGGCGGCACGTGCGAAGCCCGCGCGCCTCGCTCACTCGCATTGACGCACTGCCGGATTGGCCTTGACCCGCCCCTGACTCAGCGACTGCGCTTTGGGTAGGTGCAGGGGGGCGATCAGCATCCCTTGACAGGACGCCTGTACGAATTATCAGTAGTCCTGGTGACCCGCTGGGTCCCAGCGTCGAGCGTCCCCTCGATGTGCGAAAGGTACGACAATGGCAGACGATCCCAACAACCGCGGCAGTCCGGACAGAGACCTCATCAACTTGAGCCAGCCGCACGAGGTCAGCTATTGGTGCGGAGCACTCGGATGCACTGAGTCGCAGCTCCGTGCTGCCGTCGCAGCGGTGGGCAACTCGGCAAAGGCAGTGAGGAAGTACCTGGGCAAATAGCGCCAGGACGGAAGTAGGCATCCTCGGCGCCACTCCGAAGAGACCCCCTCCGCTCGTGCACCTGGATGGGGTGGCGCTAAGTCGTCGGAACATATGGTTACCGTTCTGAGTGCGCTGAACCGGCGTGCACGGACGCAGGGCTAGCTGCGAAGTCTGCGGCATGCCGCCCGCCCAGCAGGCAGAATTCAATGAGCGCCGGGAACTGCTTCTCGCCCATGCTTGCAACCTGCATGTTGTCGAGGGCGCATGCGGCAAGGCCTTGTGGGAGTTGAGTCGTAGGGACGGCCCGCCTTGCTCTGCACGCGCGCATCCGCCCCTCCATACGCACAGCAGCGAGGGCTGTCTATCTCGTCCGTGGAACAGGGGCCTTCCATCGGGCCATGCGTCGAATGCGTGAAATCTCTTCGAGGAACTCCACCCGCGTAGGGTTGTCCTTTCGCAGAGCGAGCAGGCGCCGCTCCGCCTCATCCAGCTTGCGGCGGGCCCTGTCGGCCTGGTCGGGAAACTGATTCGCCGTCATTGCGAAGAGGCAGGTCACGTGCGCTCGCCTACCGACGTTGT
Proteins encoded in this window:
- a CDS encoding DUF3606 domain-containing protein, translated to MADDPNNRGSPDRDLINLSQPHEVSYWCGALGCTESQLRAAVAAVGNSAKAVRKYLGK
- a CDS encoding exodeoxyribonuclease VII large subunit, which gives rise to MLEGRSARAREWEAHAHPYFELARARRAHSIRSIAMVTGARGVVVEDFKNNLRDSALARELKLVHVRLDDAEDVARGVRDAGALNVDLVVVARGGGGPADFIVFDNPTVVTAVAKLTGRLPVLVAVGHHVNRKTYAAQVASYRSSTPADAGTFVREHNERCAARAVPADALVKSTSTAPIARPAPLPPPSAVPSERPALPRQSSSPQFSSKAETASDSKPSAWRRRSVAVGLAVAVLAVLGAGGLVVRDRIESRLAGPTATPPPVASVAAAEVAPPPPVKPVASKRKTRKPAPKPPKEAAPTVSLPPDAGFEWPPAATVAPQELKPIEVFE